One Setaria italica strain Yugu1 chromosome I, Setaria_italica_v2.0, whole genome shotgun sequence DNA window includes the following coding sequences:
- the LOC101774764 gene encoding GTP-binding protein YPTM2 has translation MNPEYDYLFKLLLIGDSGVGKSCLLLRFADDSYLDSYISTIGVDFKIRTVEQDGKTIKLQIWDTAGQERFRTITSSYYRGAHGIIIVYDVTDQESFNNVKQWLNEIDRYASDSVNKLLVGNKSDLTANKVVATETAKAFADEMGIPFMETSAKNAINVEQAFMAMAASIKDRMASQPAASNARPATVQIRGQPVNQKTSCCSS, from the exons ATGAATCCCGAGTA CGACTACCTTTTCAAGCTTTTGCTTATTGGTGATTCTGGTGTTGGGAAGTCCTGCTTGCTTCTCAGATTTGCG GATGATTCATATCTGGACAGCTACATCAGCACAATTGGAGTTGATTTT AAAATTCGGACAGTAGAGCAAGATGGGAAAACCATAAAGCTTCAAATT TGGGATACTGCTGGGCAAGAGCGTTTCAGGACAATCACTAGCAGTTACTATCGAGGAGCTCATGGAATCATT ATTGTATATGATGTTACAGACCAAGAAAGCTTCAACAATGTGAAGCAATGGTTAAACGAAATCGATCGTTATGCAAGCGACAGTGTTAACAAGCTTCTTGTTGGGAACAAGAGTGATCTAACTGCCAACAAAGTTGTGGCAACTGAGACAGCAAAG GCGTTTGCTGATGAGATGGGCATCCCATTCATGGAGACGAGTGCGAAAAACGCCATCAATGTCGAGCAGGCCTTCATGGCTATGGCTGCATCCATCAAGGACAG GATGGCCAGCCAACCAGCCGCGTCAAACGCAAGGCCAGCCACCGTGCAGATCCGCGGGCAGCCTGTCAACCAGAAGACCTCTTGCTGCTCGTCCTAA